The sequence AACAATGATACTACGTCCAATTCTTCCAAGAATAAAAAGGCAAAGGAACTTGGAGTGCCCATTATTTCAGAAGAGGATTTCATTAAAATGCTGGAGGAATAAAATATGCCGATTAAAGTACAAAAGGATTTACCTGCAAAAGCCATACTGGAAAAAGAGAACATTTTTATGATGGATGAGGACCGTGCCTTAAGCCAGGACATCCGTCCTCTTCAGATCTTGATCATTAATCTCATGCCTGTAAAGGAAGAGACAGAGACTCAGCTTCTCCGGGCCCTATCAAACACTCCGCTGCAGGTGGACGGTACTTTTTTGATGCTGGAAAGCCATACCTCCAAGAATACGTCAGCCAGCCATTTAAATAAATTTTATGTTTATTTTGATGAGGTAAAGAAAAGAAAATTCGACGGAATGATCATCACCGGTGCGCCGGTGGAGAACATGGAATTCGAAGAGGTGAACTACTGGGAAGAATTAAAGAAGATCATGGAATGGAGCAAAACCCATGTGACCAGTACCCTTCATATCTGCTGGGGAGCCCAGGCAGGGCTTTATTACCATTATGGCATTCAGAAATACAAGAGAGAGAGTAAACTGTCAGGCATCTACCGGCATAAGGTTCTGGACCGGAAGGTTCCCCTTGTCCGCAGTCTGGATGATTATGTGATGGCTCCTCATTCCCGCTTCACAGAGGTAAGGAGAGAGGATATTGAAAAGCAGCCGGAGCTGGTGATTCTTGCGGAATCAAAAGAGGCCGGGATTCTTCTGGTAATGAGCCGGGACGGAAAGCAGGTATTTGTCCAGGGACATCCGGAATACGACCGTATGACTTTAGACGGAGAATATCACAGGGATTTGGATAAGGGATTGGAACCTGAGATTCCATGCAATTATTATGAGAATGATGATCCTGATACGGTGCCGGTGCTTAATTGGAGGAATGGGGCGAACACCATGTATGGGAACTGGCTGAATTTCTATGTATATCAGATCACTCCATATTTACTGGAGGCGGAGGAATAAAAGCCCTTTATTTTACAATGTTTTCCGCATTTTAAATTAATTTAATGTAATTTAAAAAGTATCGTACACTATCGCATTATAACAGTATCTATCATGGAAATGGGGTACAGATGGGGTACAAAAACGTATTAAATGGGGTATGACATATATTAAAAACGACCTGTATAATATAATGATTAATTATGTAAAATAGACCCTCTATTAGTTGTGATGATAAACATTATTTTTATGTCTTTATTTCTTGGAGTATACATTGCGAGCACATCGTTTGCTTCAGAAGTGGATAAAGATCACGCATTTAATAGCTATGAGAGTGTAGCTAAGATTTCTAACTCTGAAACTATATCAGGTAATGATAACGGTTTCCTCAGAAAAGCAAGTAGAACTACTGCAGTGTGCCTAGATTACTTGGAAATCGATAAAAGATTCTTGAAAAACCAATGGAGGGCAGTCGGGGAGACTGAAATCACTCCAACAGTAACCTGGAAAATTGCAATGGAACTAGAATTATATAAAAATGACCATATTGTAGCAACTGCTGGTAAGACCAAAAATAATACAAGTAGTTATACTGGAAGAACAAAGTGGTGTTCCGGTAAAAGCAGTGATACTTGGTCATCAGAGGGGATATTCAGAGTATTTGATGACAATGGAGTAAAAATACATGAACAAGAGTTATATGTAGATATGTAGATTAAAAGTTGATTGACCATAAAAATGTATAATCAGACCATCTTCATATAGTTTTGATGCAGATGGTCTGATTAAATTTATTCTAATCTTTGAAGTTTAGATTGAAGGAGTCAAATGAAATCTAAAAAAACAGGCGTAGTCACAATTATTGGGGAGGGCATACTCCCGGTTAAAGTGTGCGATATTAAGAATGGAAGACCAAAAGTAAAAAAAATTGAAACAGAGAATTATTACGAATTTACACTAATTTATTCAATATTTCATAGGGAAAAGAAGAGGTATGATAAAAACACACTTAAAGAAATAGAGGTAGAGTAAAAAATAAGGAATAGAAGAGTATTGAACTCAACTATTCCCTATAAATTATTTCGTAGTTTTTAGAATTTTTGTTTTCTGATTATCAGTAATATATCCCTTTATAACTGCATTAACCAACATTGCGGCCGTAAGTTGACCCTTACCGCAATCATATAATCTCATTAATGTCTCAAACATAATTATCCCTCCAGACTTGATAATACTAATGTGTCAACAGTTGCTCTTAAAGACTGATTCTCTGCTTCCAGGGCGGCTAGTTATAGTTTTCAATATTTGATTTCCAATAAAAGCGCAGATTTATAGATTGTCGTATCATATGAGTCAAGCGCATTATAAAAACCGTAAAATTCCTTATTCTATGCAGGATAATAAAATGCCGTTTGATATATTTATCATCCGATTTCACCATAAAAATATCGAAGCAAAAGGGACTTGACAAAAGTGTATAGCAACCATATACTATTAACATGGAAGAGATTAAAAACAACAAACATAAAATTGCATATGAATCTTTAGATTTGGCGTTTGCTTTAATGGAACTAGATAAAAAGACGCGTTACTATGGAACTGATGTGCCAATTTTTCACTCTGAAATACATGTAATAAAGGCAATAGCCGAACACCCAGGCATTCATGTGGGCGGTCTGGCGGATATTCTAGGAGTAACAAAAGGGGCTGTCTCGGAAATTATTAAAAAGCTGGAGAGAAAGGCTCTGATTATAAAGGAAGTTGATGAGCTGAATTTATCTAGATATTCACTGAGCCTGTCGAAAAAAGGGGAAAAAGCTCATAAAATCCATATGCATTACCATGCTATTTTAAATGGTGTTGTGGAAAATGAGCTGCAAAATGCTACCGAGTCTGAATTGAATTTTTTGTCAAACTTCTTGTTATCCCTTAAAAGCAGGGTTGAAAATTTCGATGAAAATATTGTTAAATAAAAATTTTACATAAGTGTATGGTAGCTATACACATTTTTATTATAATTAGGTTAGGAGGAACTAACATGAAAAAGAAAAGAATATTAGAAGAAGATAATACTACTGATAATATTGAAACTAATGAGCGGAGATATAGACAAATGCTTCAAACTAACGAAAGGATTTTCGGGGCTATTTATAATTCTTTTGCTTCGTATGCTCCCTTTTGTTTTTATCCATATACATATTCAATGCTTCTACAATCCAATCCTATTGATAACGTAGTGGAAAATAATGAAATTGAAGAACTTTTAAAAAAGCAAGATGAATAAATCATTAAATCAAAGAGTAAAAGGGGGGATGAAAAGCAGTGTATAAA is a genomic window of Lacrimispora sphenoides containing:
- the metA gene encoding homoserine O-acetyltransferase MetA, encoding MPIKVQKDLPAKAILEKENIFMMDEDRALSQDIRPLQILIINLMPVKEETETQLLRALSNTPLQVDGTFLMLESHTSKNTSASHLNKFYVYFDEVKKRKFDGMIITGAPVENMEFEEVNYWEELKKIMEWSKTHVTSTLHICWGAQAGLYYHYGIQKYKRESKLSGIYRHKVLDRKVPLVRSLDDYVMAPHSRFTEVRREDIEKQPELVILAESKEAGILLVMSRDGKQVFVQGHPEYDRMTLDGEYHRDLDKGLEPEIPCNYYENDDPDTVPVLNWRNGANTMYGNWLNFYVYQITPYLLEAEE
- a CDS encoding UDP-N-acetylmuramoyl-tripeptide--D-alanyl-D-alanine ligase, with amino-acid sequence MKSKKTGVVTIIGEGILPVKVCDIKNGRPKVKKIETENYYEFTLIYSIFHREKKRYDKNTLKEIEVE
- a CDS encoding XkdX family protein, coding for MFETLMRLYDCGKGQLTAAMLVNAVIKGYITDNQKTKILKTTK
- a CDS encoding MarR family winged helix-turn-helix transcriptional regulator — translated: MEEIKNNKHKIAYESLDLAFALMELDKKTRYYGTDVPIFHSEIHVIKAIAEHPGIHVGGLADILGVTKGAVSEIIKKLERKALIIKEVDELNLSRYSLSLSKKGEKAHKIHMHYHAILNGVVENELQNATESELNFLSNFLLSLKSRVENFDENIVK